The Anolis carolinensis isolate JA03-04 chromosome 2, rAnoCar3.1.pri, whole genome shotgun sequence genome contains the following window.
ttttagtgACTTAAAAATGAAGgcattttaatgtgtgtgtgtgtgtgtgtgtatatatatatataaattctgTTTTCAATTAGCTTTTTTTAAACGTCTTGACTATATTgtagtattttaataatttttcttGCATTTTCATACGCAGTGTATAAGACATCTATGGAATCATCTACACTGTCTTATCATGCATGTTGGGGGCACAACCAGGAAGATCCATATCTTCCCTAGTATGGAGTGTGTGGGGACTGACTCTTGGGATCATCATGTGAATTCCCAGTGGGCAATCTTACAGTCATCCCACAGGCTCAAGCAGCCCGGGGAGGAGGGATGGCCGTGccatcctcccatccctggccccCCGTTTAGCCCCAAAACTTGCTTTCAAAGCCTCTGGATTGAAGCACAAGGCCTTTTCAGAGCTCCTGGTGTTTTCAAAGGATGTCACAGAGCtttggggagggaagggggaaattTTCCCTCCTGAAACATCAGGAAATCAGGAGAAGTCTCATGTCTCAGCCTAGAGTGGAGTTTTGCAAGTTGTGATCCACACCACAGTAGTGTGGCGCCTATAGCCTACAGGTGTGTTGCATGAAAAATCTTCCCCTTTCCTGCTGCTCTCCCCACAAACAAAGCAAGGGCATGTGTTGAGGGCccttggaggaggaagaggcagcaCCAGTGGGAGCAGCGGTGGAGGCGGCATGCAGCTACCAAAACATgcgcagatgcagtaggttagggcACTCTCTAAAGCACAGGGGTAGAGTGCTATAGTAGAAGTAGAGTGCTGGTGTGTTCAAGTCTATGTACTTACAACTTTTATTATTTGCACAATTTGTTTATTAAAATGGAGTAATTACCACAAAATGGAtaagtttctaattaagaaaagtgTACAGGAAAAAATTCCAAACCTTGTTTATATAGTAAAGAttatatataacacacacacacacacacacacacacacacacacacacacatatatatatagttagtttggtttaacctccagttcgCTAGTTAAACTGAATTACCATGTTGTGAAAGGATGCATGTATAAGCATGTCATCAACAAGTTTAGAAAATCCTGGTCTAAAGGCTTTGGAAGTACGTTTTAGGCTAAATGGGAGGCAGGTAAttactattcccccccccccccacacacacacacacactagaaaGTCAGGGTTTCAGCCTCCTGTTTGGCTTCCAAATTCAAGTGAAATTTGCAGTTTAGATGCCAATTTCACTCAAATTTGGAGCAGGGTAGGAAGGCCCTATGAATTAACTCTTCTCTTGCAATTGTTCTAATTTTGCGTCTCATTGGCTCCGACATATTTCATAGGATCCATGTAGCTTATTTTTAGTTGCTTCACCATAGTAATGGGTCTTATAGGCTGAATTGGAGTCCTCTGGCTTTCTAGGCCTCTTGGACCTCCAAACCCTGTTAAAGAAGACTTTCCCACTTCCTGGAGGCCTCTGTATAACATCCAACATCATACAATCTTCTTGTCCAATTCACATTCAATGAATGAATGTAATGTGCTCCACCTTTGAAAGATGTGGTTAAATTAAGAGTTGGTCCAGAAAAATCACTGGCAGGTTATTAGATAAAGGAATAAAGGACTtgagtttcaaaatgttttataatGGGGCATTATTTCCCCCTCATGTGAGCCAACTCTTCACATTCCTCCCTGATATGGGGAAGTTTTCTACACATTTTTCTGGGAATGCAAGGGCTCTTAGAGGGGGTTGTCACTGTCAGAAGATTCCCAAGATTTCAGCCTGAGTTTATGTGATTATTTTGTCAAAACAGCTAAGAAATCTAGTCTAAAGTGGAAAATACTTCTGAAATTGCTGCTTCTCTCCCTGCAGCCTGCTTGTAAGGGCTACCCCCGGAATGCCTGCACCATGGAGTTGAAACCACACTGCGGTTCTGATGGCAATACCTATGACAACGAATGTTTGTTCTGTAATGAAGTTGCGTAAGTATCAGATTCACATGATAAACAACGGAAAAAGAGGAGCAGAGCCCTTCTGTAGATAgctctgaatttttagcacttttAGCAACAGTACTGCAATTGATATTTATCCCAGCTAAACTCTTTCTtaacaaaaataagaaaaaagaaaaaagtaaccTAAAGGAACAATGGAAATAGAGAAAGGGAGCCATTTTACAAATGCTGGGTGTGACCAATAAGAAATGTAACAATGGGCAAATGACTTTATATTTTGTATTGATCTTTCTCTTAAGAAATATTCTGAGTTCTCATAATCTGTTTTGCCTTTTTTTATCAGCAAAACCCGTGGGAAACTTCGACTGAGTCACTATGGAAACTGTAAGAAAACCGAAAAGTAAAGAGCATCCATTAAACTAAAAAACATATCCTTCACTCATCCATCATTTTCTTGTTTCTGCTTGGCTTGATTTGATCTATCAATAAAGAAGATTGACAGCATTATGTCTGCTGgggtttttctctttctctcatcgAATTAGAATTTGAGGTAATCTAGTGAAGCTTAGTGATGATCAAAAGCaaactcccaaagtcagtttgcCCTTCTTGACATTGCATCCATGTCctataaaggattccccccattTTCCACATTCCCTCTTCATTCTGAGTTACTTCCATTGATGCAAACTGAgtgcaaaatgcaaaataaatttaTACTCAACTCAGCAAGGAGTGGAGAGTTCACAGTGGAATCTTACTTGCACAGTcgactcaagcaaaagcaaacaactGCAGCTTCTCCTAATTGGCATATTCCTGTTCTCCATCCGCAAGAAAATCTGCTATCTTGACcctattctgatgttgcttggccaaacATGGTATTTAAATGTGGGACACACAGAGGAGGTCTCCTTTCAAGATATCTCAGCCTTTAGATTGGCATATAGAGAAAGAGGTGCTTCTTTAGATGATATTGAAAAATGTGATCTAGTTCCAGATCCAATAGATGCTTCACTTATCAAACAAGACATCAAAGGAAGAAGACAAGACACAACGTTGTTTCTTAAGGAGCTTGGCCTTCCTAGCCAAGGCTATAGTCAAAAAGTGAAAATGTCTTTGTTATTACAGCTACCCAAGGAGCAAATGACAAATGTAGAACCAGCATCTATAATTCCTGGTCTGCTCAAAGAGTCCTTTTTCTACCACAGGCTCCAAGTCTAGGAGCAAActgatggtgtgttttttttagtTCGAATTACTGGCAAATACCTTAGGCATTCACCGTTTACATAGCTTCTATACAGAAGCATGTAAAACTTGGACAACTCCAGCAACAATGATTCAGTGACATAGACctcatctacattgctatataaaatccagattatctcatttgaattggatgatatggcagtgtatactcagataatccaattcaaagcatataatgtggattatctgctttgataatctggatgatatggcagtgtggaaggggccatagttttaTAATAAAGTATCTATTCAGGGACAGCTATGTTGGCATTTTTATAACTGCCTTCCCTTTCTAACACAACTGAATCCTCAAAATCTCTTTGTGTGATTTCCCCCCACTGTCTCCACTGAATAACTGTTTGTGATACTTTCAGGCAGCAATTGCAAGGTAACTATCTGTATGCGATAGCAATTTCTGTTTGCCCGTAGAGGGTGACTGGTTGAGAAATGCAAAGTGGTAAAAACCCTATGATTATGGAGGAAATGGAAAACAGCTATTGCCAGATCTATTACAAGGAGTGCCTGACATAATTACTGTTGTAGTCTGGGCTTGATGTGGATAAAATAGCATTCCCAAAGTCCCATAAACATCTGCTGGTTCCTTGGACCAATGATCAGTCTTGAAATAGAGAATGTTTTCCATTCTTAAGGCGTGGTTTGTTGAGTCTATAAATAAATTGGAATCTGGAGGGGTCAGAGAGATGCCCTTGAGCCTGTGACTTGAACGCAGTCTGTGGAACCAAAATGAAAACTGCCGGGGTCTTAATGCTTCTAACCTTGACTCTCTTCTGTCTCTTCTCTGGTAGGTAACATTTACTGAACTATTACTTCAACAAAGCATCCATAAAAATGGGATCAGTGCAGAGATAGATATCCATGCGGTCACCCTAACTGGTTATAATAATTTTAAGAAGTATAGTCATATACTCAGGGCCCCTTCATGTTCAACAAATTCCACAATTCCACTTTAGCAGCCACATCtgaatcctatggaatcccaggGTCTATAGTTTCAGGAGCCAATAAAGTGCTCTTGCTGAGCATTCTAAATATCCCTTCCCAAAATACAATTCCCTTTGTCCACAAAATGGATAACAGAGGTTAAAatggaaccatagtgctataagTGCATAGCATGAAAAGGCCCCCAGTTAAAACAAAGGAAATATGGGAAAGACCCAGTTTTATCTGATTCATGGCTACCTTAAATTTAAAGATAGAAAGGgacagagtgagagaaagaaaaagagagagaaagttgGGGCTTTATAGAGAACTAGGCTTTAGAATAATTgtcaaaattgttatttttttatttcatttccatCTGGTCTCACTGTTTGCAACTTCCTATCTCTATGATGTGCATGTTGATGTCTCAACactactgatataaaaatatgacAATATTATTTTCCCATTAAAGATCACACCAAATTAATCTATTTGTCTTTAAGGAGCCACAAGATTCTTTGTTGGTTTTGGTTATACTTGGTTGTGTGTTTCATAATCCtttggctgagatcctgcatGAGCAGAAAGGAGTGTAAATTTGCACCTCAGAGGAACTCCAGTCTGATTCCCTTCTTCCCTCTTGCAGGGCAATCCTATTGCTTACAGCCCCTTTCCCATGGCCAATGGAGAAGGGCGATGGAGCAATGCATATGGCTATATCCCTGTAGCCAGATGTGCAATGAGAAGGGCATCTTCTGGATCCTCCTGTCCCCTTGCTCTCCACCAGCTACCCATTACATGCCCACATTAGGATATTGGGCTACAGGCAACCGGACAGTTCTTATGGGGAGGTTGTGTTGTTGAACAGGGGAGATGGTAGATTTCGTGCTCTGCAAGGACCCAGAAAAGGCATACCAAAGTGTTACACCAGTGTATGGCATAATTAAGATGAAAACATTTGAGAACCCAATTTAAAAGAGAAACAAACTCTCAGGATATAAGAAAAATGGGcaggagattttttttaagtgaTATGTTGCAATGAAATAATTGTATGACCTTTTAGGGCTacatgattgttgttgttttttaaagtgcatttcagaacatttcaaatAACAAACTAAAAAGGCCATGCAaatattttttgactaaaatgtgttattttttaaagtaaaactaATATTGATATATCCTGAGACCTCTTctctttttatattatataatatcagTCTCTTCTGCTTCCATAGTGCTTGGAATCAAAGCATTTTCATATATGAACAAATGCTGTTCTTTTAAAATCCACAACACTATTTAAAGTAAATTACATTTACTTAAATCAAGCATGGTTTCCCCTTTACTCTCCAATCCTTCCAATTTGTAAAGACAATTAAtactaacatgatttttgttcctgaattataaatgtcatttccgaattgtttctattataaaaacatgaaaataataataataataataataataataataataataataataataataaaaacactttatttatataccaccctatctcctggatgggactcagggcggtttacagtcataaaagcaacacaaacattacataacaacataatacacattattaaacaaagtaaaataatacaattataacaataaatcacacttacatgaccagatcaaggtcATGTAATTATTACAttgcagaaactttgtttttgtgggacatcctgctagtttttcaatgaatatttcatagagtccaattcaaccaattcaacatagtttgtggcagccacaaaaaccaagtttctggagtataagaaCTACTTTTAAgtaagtattgcacaattaaatgggaaataacactttcaagccaggaacagaaaattattcaaattttgttacatagtgtaatttgtcATAACAGATTCTCTCTCTTCTCATTTTCCCCCTTTATCTTCAAACTCACTTGTTACAAATTGGGCTAAAAGTACAAAAGGAGTTTGCATTCAATTGATTCAGccagtgcggggggggggggggcaccttcTTTGAAGTGGTGGTCCTTCCAAgcaggctcaagcaaaagcaaattgctgcaaccACTTGTAGcctgtgtgtgttttttcctTATCGAAAACATTTCCAATTTTGAATACAATCTGATGTTGCTCACCACATTTGCCTCAATTGCCATCCATGAAATGTTGGGGGATACGGTTCTTATCTGGTGACCCGTTAAGCAAAGAAAGAATTCAACATCTTGAATAGTTCCTTCAAAGTTTAGGCTAAGACCTAGAACATTCCCTGCCGCATTGACATTGGGGCTACTGGTTGACAACGCTCTCAGCCAGATTGTATTCGGCAGCTATGATGAAGATCTGGCCCCCATGTATAAAGAGATTGGCAAGAGATTACAAATGAAGAAACAGTGCTTTTGGTAGTAAGTTGAGCTACAGTTGCACATGCATATGGTATTTTCCCAGTCACAATGAATATGTGACTTGTATGAGCAGAAATGAGACACTGCATAGTTTTTCAAATAAATACCTAAAAGAAGAACCCATCTAACTGGCAACTAGTTCTGATTCAATCAACTACATTTAATGTCACTTTTAATTGCTTCTTCCCATTTCCACATTCAGACTTTGTTTTCTTGCTCAAGATAAATAATAGGGCTGTGTgattgatgaaaaaaagtttcaaaactaatTTCAAAATCAGAGGGTGctggcgtttcatttctaaagtgtttctaaaatatcattataaaagttttgttactataacaagagtaatgaaattttgctaCTTTTTAGTTGGGTGAttgagcaagtggggaaacttcaggagctcatttctccctcatttttagagctattatgatgaaacttgctataattcaGCACACATTTTTCACTGtcagcccaccaagtttcaggaTGTTACACTGGGgaaattttgaattttgttttacaaaaaatatatattttaaaaaactacaagagctatctactattttatatacaatgcacaagataaccagggcatcaatcctcagaagtttcagaaagatccacacattcactgatttttagggatttcTAGTTTAGacaaaaatatcccccccccccaaaaaaaaagccacaacagaaaTCCTCTTGAATGTCTAcatgacacacaattaaccacataacttcaacttaacACAGATGTATACTATTACttgcttactttagtcctctttgccaATTCaataactacatttcccagaatgctgtgttctcagcCTCCTGCCCAACTCTGCTAGTTCCGCTCCCAGCTGCCCTTCCTTATggcaactggcaaaaaaaaacaGCCCGAGTCTTACTTTAAACACTAGCAATGGCCTCTTTGTCTTTTTCTGAGACAGTCTGACCTGCCCAAGATTACCAAGTGGGCTTCCTTGGCAGAGCAGGCTCTCAAGAGGCATCCTACATTGCACAGAACAGCTTGGTGATCTCTTTACTCGAGccactttttcttttcctctttataCTGCTTTTCTCTGTTCTGCTCCCAGCATACAGTAGTTTGCCCTCTTTTTGTGGGCACTTAAAGGTGCCTACAACTAGTCACACACAGCACTGCAGATCCAGCTTAAATCATGCTGGAGAGGGGTAATGGGTTGGGAGGAGATTAGAAGTTGTTTTGAAGCAACCTACTGGTAGGAAGAAAAATACtcaggaaaaaggaaggaggcctaaaatgaattttaaatgtctCATCTGGATCTTGGAACCAGGTTGTATTTACAGGAGTAAAAACCATGATCTCCCAATATCGCAACAatctagattatttatttatttatttatttatttacagtatttatattctgcccttctcaccccgaaggggactcagggcggattacaatgaacacatatatggcaaacattcaatgccaacagacaaacaacattcagttttaaacagacacagaggcattttttaaacatctttccagcttcacaattccggccacagggggagctgttgcttcaccatccattggtggctgttcttcctcttcttttactCGTGAGCagatttatggtgttgtagattagttaaattagcctcccgcataaagcacacctaaattttccctacttgacagatgcaactgtctttcggggctgctaggtcaacagcaagccggggctatatttttttttaatggtcggaggcttaacccgacccgggcttcgaactcatgacctctcggtcagtagtgatttatagcagctggttactagccagctgcgccacagctggctAAGTTCCAAGACTGCTAAGATTCCAAATAGTGATGCCACCTGTTCTTTTGTGTAAGATATTTATTGAAGATAACTAGGCAGTTACATAGATAATGATGAAACAATAAATCTACAGTACTTTCAAAATAACCTATTAATAAAACTCACCTATAAATTAAAGCATGCTGTCCAGTAGAAAGTAAGGCTCCCATAAGTGTTCAGGCAGTAGTAGCAAAAACCATCTCTATTTGATAGTCCACAAAAACCTTTCCTTGAAAATACAGCCAGAGGACAGGTGTGTGGGGTTGTTTGTAGAGCTCTTCTGACGCCCTGTAATGGTAAGTGCTGATGTAACACAATTAGCAATGTGTTCCacgttgcattaaaaaaaaaagatacccACTGCACAACCTTCTACCCCCAAATGCTGAAGTCTGAAGACATTTTTAATAgcctatgtactcatgtataaataaACCTCATGGGGACAGGTTTTGGGGCCCATTTTGATATCCACATGGATAAGTTGGGGTCTTTCAGCAGAGAAGGGAAAACACCAATGCTGCCTTAAATTGGTTGGCCTCTTCTAGCCATCCTCTTACAGTTTTCTAGACCAGGTATTCAAAAAAATCCAGAAGTAGTGCTGCAATGGAAATACTTAGGGGGTTGGTACTTCTTTCAGGTTTGTGCCTTTCGCCATTCTACTcaattttttcctttaaaaaataattaaggtGCAGTACTTATACTGACCAAGGATAAGATGACCCAAGTTTCTGAGAttgcttttttctttaaaacaaagtttctagatttatacacaaatatatataataacaagATCTTTTCTTGGCACTGAAAAGAGGGAAGAGAGTGGGAGAAGTCAGCCTCCCCTGAGAGACTCCTTCATAGCCCAGGAAAAGCTACCCTAAAGACTGTCTGCTAAGTCCTCATCAGACAATCCTGTGAACGTAGTAGGATGCAGATAAAGCTCTCCTCTGAAGACAGTAAAACACCAGTAGGCTCACATGGATCTTCCTTCACCCAATCCACCAAAACCATATCAAATGATAGCATATTTTATAATACTGAAAGCCCACAAGTACTAACTGTGCCATATACCCTCATTCATTCCCTGGCGTATATCATTTACCAAG
Protein-coding sequences here:
- the LOC100551748 gene encoding ovomucoid gives rise to the protein MKTIGFLLLSLTLFFLYSDVAVEAKQKQPACKGYPRNACTMELKPHCGSDGNTYDNECLFCNEVAKTRGKLRLSHYGNCKKTEK